A stretch of Methanococcus voltae PS DNA encodes these proteins:
- the ilvC gene encoding ketol-acid reductoisomerase, with translation MQVLYDAEANYDKLKNKTIAVIGYGSQGRAQSLNMKESGLNVIMGLREGGASWEAAKEDGHEVYTIEEAAKMADIIHVLIPDEIQGDVYNKQIKQYLEEGNTLSFSHGYNIHFKYIVPPKGVNVTMVAPKSPGKMVRKTYEEGFGVPGLICIEKDETGEAYDVALGMAKGIGLTRAGVIQTTFREETETDLFGEQAVLCGGVTELIKAGFETLVEAGYAPEMAYFETCHELKLIVDLIYQKGFKNMWNDVSNTAEYGGLTRRERVVTKESKEAMKEILKEIQDGRFTKEFALENQAGKPHLNSMRRLEGELLIETVGADLRKKCGLEKE, from the coding sequence ATGCAAGTACTTTACGATGCTGAAGCAAATTACGACAAATTAAAAAACAAAACAATAGCTGTTATCGGATACGGTAGCCAAGGTAGAGCTCAATCATTAAACATGAAAGAAAGCGGTTTAAATGTTATAATGGGTTTAAGAGAAGGTGGCGCATCTTGGGAAGCTGCTAAGGAAGACGGTCACGAAGTATACACTATCGAAGAAGCTGCTAAAATGGCTGATATCATACACGTATTAATCCCTGATGAAATACAAGGCGATGTATACAACAAACAAATAAAACAGTACTTAGAAGAAGGTAATACATTAAGCTTCTCACACGGTTACAATATCCACTTTAAATACATTGTACCACCAAAAGGTGTAAATGTAACAATGGTAGCTCCTAAATCACCTGGAAAAATGGTAAGAAAAACATACGAAGAAGGTTTCGGTGTACCTGGTTTAATCTGTATCGAAAAAGATGAAACCGGCGAAGCTTACGATGTTGCATTAGGAATGGCAAAAGGTATCGGCTTAACAAGAGCAGGAGTTATTCAAACAACATTCAGAGAAGAAACAGAAACCGACTTATTCGGTGAACAAGCTGTTCTCTGTGGTGGTGTTACAGAATTAATCAAAGCAGGATTTGAAACACTCGTTGAAGCGGGTTACGCTCCAGAAATGGCTTACTTCGAAACATGCCACGAATTGAAATTAATCGTTGATTTAATCTACCAAAAAGGATTTAAAAACATGTGGAACGATGTAAGTAACACAGCAGAATACGGTGGACTTACAAGAAGAGAAAGAGTTGTTACAAAAGAATCAAAAGAAGCAATGAAAGAAATCTTGAAAGAAATCCAAGACGGAAGATTTACAAAAGAATTTGCTCTGGAAAACCAAGCAGGAAAACCTCACTTAAACTCAATGAGAAGATTGGAAGGAGAATTACTCATTGAAACAGTAGGCGCTGATTTAAGGAAAAAATGTGGTTTAGAAAAAGAATAA
- the tgtA gene encoding tRNA guanosine(15) transglycosylase TgtA translates to MFEIKARDAMARLGVIKINGKKIETPTIMPVVHPNPKKQTVPIDLINKLADVIITNSYITYTTPELNEFASEKGIHELTKFKNVIVTDSGSFQLSVYGSVNVQPMEIIDFQEKIGVDVGTILDIPTPPDVSYERASRELDETLIRAKDSIARREEMGYNLKLNGTIQGSTHVDLRIKSAQQMGQMDFDIYPLGAVVPLMEQYRYGDVVDIILNSKMHLPSNKPVHLFGCGHPMLFALSAALGCDLFDSAAYALYAKQGRYLTVSGTKHLEDLKDLKSFPCQCPICSQYAPKELNKMFTSKNKDERKEAERLLAEHNLYVTFEELDRIKFAIKEGNLWELVEERCRAHPKLMDGLRRVSKYMEFVEKNDPVSKKSGFFYTGFESMFRPEVYRHKQRLNRVQMDKIYLTNVSSTVRKPYSENLPNIECDVDVLIKDPVFGLVPMYIDTMYPLSQNEIPELYEHEKKFNNDFVNEFMSKIEEENPEKIMDIHTYNYYTNHSKSKFEKSKETLYAHKDTCDLTRIDKMLQYQYGHKIIDDEIMDKLMTKRSKTTKRLRNVMWKDTKEVLFTIRASDNYLIPAKEGAKLLHEKIPAPFHRVVIDPSVEEFAKDGKSVYAKFVIDCDKELRPYEEVLVVSKEDELLAFGTTLLNGKELLEFDYGVAIDVRNGVNKFNK, encoded by the coding sequence ATGTTTGAAATAAAAGCACGTGACGCAATGGCAAGACTAGGAGTAATTAAAATTAACGGAAAAAAAATAGAAACTCCAACCATAATGCCTGTTGTACACCCAAACCCTAAGAAACAAACCGTACCAATCGATTTAATAAATAAATTGGCGGATGTAATCATTACAAACTCTTATATAACCTATACTACTCCAGAATTAAACGAATTTGCCTCTGAAAAAGGTATACACGAATTAACCAAATTCAAAAATGTAATTGTAACTGATAGCGGTTCTTTCCAATTAAGCGTTTATGGTAGTGTAAACGTTCAACCAATGGAAATTATAGATTTCCAGGAAAAAATAGGCGTTGACGTCGGTACAATATTGGATATACCAACACCTCCAGACGTTTCGTACGAAAGAGCAAGCAGAGAATTGGATGAAACACTTATTCGTGCAAAAGATTCCATTGCAAGAAGGGAAGAAATGGGATATAATTTAAAATTAAATGGTACAATACAAGGTTCTACCCACGTGGATTTAAGAATAAAGAGTGCTCAACAAATGGGACAAATGGACTTCGATATTTATCCTTTAGGTGCGGTAGTGCCACTTATGGAGCAATATAGGTATGGTGATGTTGTAGATATCATTTTAAACTCAAAAATGCACTTACCTTCAAATAAACCAGTTCACTTATTCGGTTGTGGACATCCTATGTTATTCGCACTTTCTGCTGCTTTAGGCTGTGATTTATTTGATAGTGCCGCATACGCACTTTATGCAAAACAAGGACGTTATTTAACGGTTTCAGGTACCAAACACCTCGAAGATTTGAAAGATTTGAAAAGCTTCCCGTGTCAATGTCCAATATGTTCACAGTATGCACCAAAAGAATTAAATAAGATGTTTACAAGCAAGAACAAGGATGAAAGGAAGGAAGCTGAAAGACTCTTAGCAGAACATAATTTATACGTAACTTTCGAAGAACTTGACAGAATTAAATTTGCTATTAAAGAAGGCAATTTGTGGGAGCTCGTAGAAGAAAGATGTAGGGCACACCCTAAATTAATGGATGGATTAAGAAGAGTTTCAAAATATATGGAATTCGTAGAGAAAAATGACCCAGTTTCTAAAAAATCTGGATTTTTCTATACTGGATTTGAGAGTATGTTTAGACCTGAAGTTTACAGGCATAAACAAAGATTAAATAGGGTACAAATGGATAAAATATATCTTACAAACGTTTCAAGCACCGTAAGAAAGCCATACAGTGAAAACTTACCAAATATTGAATGTGACGTTGACGTGTTGATAAAAGACCCAGTATTCGGATTGGTACCTATGTATATCGATACAATGTACCCATTATCTCAAAATGAAATTCCTGAATTATATGAACACGAAAAGAAATTTAACAACGACTTTGTAAATGAATTTATGAGCAAAATTGAAGAAGAAAATCCTGAAAAAATTATGGATATTCACACTTACAACTATTATACCAATCATTCAAAGTCCAAATTTGAAAAGAGTAAAGAAACACTCTACGCACACAAAGATACATGTGATTTAACCCGTATAGACAAAATGTTACAATACCAATACGGTCATAAAATTATTGATGACGAAATAATGGATAAATTAATGACTAAAAGAAGTAAAACTACTAAAAGACTTAGGAATGTAATGTGGAAGGATACAAAGGAAGTTTTATTCACCATAAGGGCTAGTGATAACTATTTAATCCCTGCAAAAGAAGGAGCGAAATTATTGCATGAAAAAATTCCTGCTCCATTCCATAGGGTAGTAATTGACCCTAGTGTTGAGGAATTCGCAAAAGATGGTAAATCCGTTTATGCAAAATTCGTAATAGACTGTGATAAAGAGTTAAGACCTTACGAAGAAGTTTTAGTAGTCAGTAAAGAAGATGAATTGTTAGCATTCGGTACAACCTTATTAAATGGTAAAGAACTTCTTGAATTTGATTACGGCGTAGCTATTGACGTTAGAAACGGTGTAAATAAATTCAATAAATAA
- a CDS encoding 4Fe-4S binding protein produces the protein MKNLAESNEDVKINKDSSHKGKKSTLKKIRDFTVNNGRYLFFLAGISSVIFAIFRCIYVVPFIACDYCNHYECPLKYTRTPLLVGVLGYMAVFKADFCTKICPFGTLNHILFKIRMKISKKTYNLSKHKTLKNIIMVLKYSIFLFAIIAASLSMRSYLLNPYGKNRAIAGTYIYDIAVTAILQNARIALVILGLLGVIFIARFWRRYLCPYGTGIETVKKGYKLCKSCKSCKVKNTNKKSNK, from the coding sequence TTGAAAAATTTGGCTGAGAGTAACGAAGATGTTAAAATAAATAAAGATAGTTCGCATAAGGGTAAAAAGAGTACTTTAAAAAAGATTAGGGACTTTACGGTTAATAATGGCAGATATTTATTCTTTTTAGCAGGTATATCATCTGTTATTTTTGCAATATTCCGATGTATATATGTAGTACCATTTATCGCTTGCGATTATTGTAACCATTATGAATGTCCCCTAAAATATACGCGTACCCCGTTATTAGTGGGTGTTTTAGGATATATGGCAGTTTTTAAGGCAGATTTTTGTACAAAAATATGTCCTTTCGGAACATTAAACCATATTTTATTTAAAATACGAATGAAAATCTCGAAAAAAACATATAATTTATCCAAACATAAAACCTTAAAAAATATTATAATGGTTTTAAAATATTCTATATTCTTATTTGCAATCATAGCAGCGTCTTTAAGTATGCGTTCTTATTTATTGAACCCTTACGGAAAAAACAGGGCTATTGCAGGTACTTATATTTACGACATCGCTGTAACTGCAATATTGCAAAATGCTAGAATAGCTTTAGTAATTTTGGGATTGCTAGGCGTCATATTTATAGCTCGTTTCTGGCGTAGGTACTTATGTCCTTATGGAACAGGTATTGAAACCGTAAAAAAAGGTTATAAACTATGTAAGTCATGCAAAAGCTGTAAAGTTAAAAATACTAATAAAAAATCTAATAAATAA
- a CDS encoding arsenate reductase/protein-tyrosine-phosphatase family protein yields MMISNQKIPKSNLTCDCGCKNQRCASKSTNSKRQQKEKILFLCVHNKRRSIMAESFAKYEGLDAYSAGLEKDKNENENENNKIDEMVVLIMDEIGLPVKQTPETVEEVMNDIKGVDILVTMGCIGACPYVPSKKHIAWEIEDPEGKDIHFYRKVRDEIQRKVIELSETLNEYE; encoded by the coding sequence ATGATGATTTCAAATCAAAAAATACCGAAATCAAATTTAACTTGCGATTGTGGATGTAAAAATCAAAGATGTGCTAGTAAATCAACAAATTCAAAAAGACAGCAAAAAGAAAAAATACTATTTTTATGCGTCCATAATAAAAGAAGGAGCATAATGGCAGAGAGTTTCGCAAAATATGAGGGGCTAGACGCATATAGTGCAGGTCTAGAGAAGGATAAAAATGAAAATGAAAATGAAAATAATAAAATTGACGAAATGGTTGTTTTAATAATGGATGAGATAGGATTACCCGTTAAACAGACGCCTGAAACCGTAGAAGAGGTAATGAATGATATAAAAGGCGTGGATATCCTTGTAACTATGGGTTGTATAGGAGCCTGTCCTTATGTACCTTCAAAAAAACATATTGCTTGGGAAATTGAAGACCCTGAAGGAAAAGACATTCATTTTTATAGAAAAGTACGTGACGAAATTCAAAGAAAAGTTATAGAATTATCGGAAACTTTAAACGAATATGAGTAA
- a CDS encoding TIGR00341 family protein has product MKLRLIECYVPKGIFAGLESSVSEKSLEQIIWSSVNEERNQTVIKILTTLSYAEVITDELSTAYGGSNYRMFTLSPTSVVPPIKEEELEKEKEDAGIEKKEEEKLVERFTRGEILSKMQDFSTISKESVLMLILSAIVASIGLWKNDVAIIIASMIIAPLLGPNIALSFSVSVVDVELAKKSLKNLILGVSLVLVFSIFLGNIIPISPEYPQIASRMDLGFYNIIIALSAGIIGTLSVLICGISSSVVGVMIAIALIPPLVAFGLMVGSGYYIESLPIGILFVTNIVAVNFCSVLLFFVYGVTPYKWWEKEKAKKFTIVTLIFWLLALLFMAIVIIYRENIINLFI; this is encoded by the coding sequence ATGAAACTTAGACTTATTGAGTGTTATGTTCCAAAGGGGATATTTGCAGGTCTTGAAAGTTCAGTATCTGAGAAATCATTGGAACAAATCATATGGAGCAGTGTAAACGAAGAGAGAAATCAGACTGTTATAAAAATATTAACCACCCTAAGTTACGCTGAAGTCATAACGGATGAACTTTCTACCGCCTATGGAGGTTCAAACTATAGAATGTTCACATTAAGCCCTACAAGTGTGGTACCACCTATTAAAGAGGAAGAATTGGAGAAAGAAAAAGAAGATGCAGGAATTGAAAAAAAAGAAGAAGAAAAATTAGTAGAAAGATTCACGAGGGGGGAAATACTTTCTAAAATGCAAGATTTTTCTACAATATCGAAAGAATCCGTTTTAATGTTAATATTATCAGCTATTGTGGCTTCAATAGGTCTGTGGAAAAATGATGTAGCAATTATTATTGCATCCATGATAATTGCGCCACTTTTAGGTCCAAACATAGCTCTTTCGTTTTCAGTTTCAGTTGTGGACGTTGAATTAGCGAAAAAATCTTTGAAAAATCTTATATTGGGGGTATCATTAGTCCTGGTATTTTCAATTTTTTTAGGAAATATAATACCCATATCTCCAGAATATCCACAAATAGCTTCCAGGATGGATTTGGGATTTTATAACATAATTATAGCACTTTCAGCAGGTATAATTGGTACATTATCCGTTTTAATTTGCGGAATATCATCTTCGGTTGTAGGTGTTATGATTGCAATAGCTTTAATTCCTCCATTGGTGGCTTTTGGACTAATGGTCGGTTCAGGATATTATATAGAATCATTACCCATTGGGATATTGTTTGTTACAAACATTGTGGCCGTTAATTTCTGTTCAGTCCTTTTATTCTTCGTATATGGTGTAACACCATATAAATGGTGGGAAAAAGAGAAAGCTAAGAAATTTACAATAGTTACGCTTATTTTTTGGCTTTTAGCACTATTATTTATGGCCATAGTAATAATTTATCGAGAAAATATAATTAATTTATTTATATAA
- a CDS encoding substrate-binding domain-containing protein — protein MKKNLFLVLGLISLTLLFSGCVSSGDGTNTGAKTVLTVYSCGGPTEALTEVNKVFEQKYDCKIEFTGANAGKLEKALEGGAYADVFLPRTIIFSQQLVDLDLMNPDYKVYQFTDWVILTKKGNPKNIQSLADLNREDVKVYTDSKSSIPTKKAMINQSELIDSIYEKSSKDFDCYKKMLLEFENSEADATLVERRVTTLPEVKGRYEIVDMPREYMTPQTGIFTVGVMNYTKYPKLAYEYQNFVLGEEAEQILAKHGFVPVNTEEGQEIYNNYYKDYLKLNN, from the coding sequence ATGAAAAAGAATTTATTTTTAGTATTAGGTTTGATTTCATTGACTTTGTTATTTAGCGGTTGTGTTTCTAGCGGTGATGGTACAAACACAGGTGCTAAAACTGTTTTAACAGTTTACAGTTGTGGAGGACCTACTGAAGCACTAACTGAAGTAAACAAAGTTTTTGAACAAAAATACGATTGTAAAATAGAATTTACTGGTGCAAATGCTGGTAAATTAGAAAAAGCACTCGAAGGCGGAGCTTACGCAGATGTATTTTTGCCTAGAACCATTATTTTCTCTCAACAATTAGTGGATTTAGATTTAATGAATCCTGATTATAAGGTATATCAGTTTACCGACTGGGTAATACTCACTAAAAAAGGTAACCCTAAAAACATACAGTCATTAGCTGACTTAAATAGGGAAGATGTAAAAGTTTATACTGATTCAAAATCATCTATACCTACTAAAAAGGCAATGATAAACCAATCAGAACTTATCGATTCAATATATGAAAAATCTTCAAAAGATTTTGATTGTTACAAGAAAATGCTATTAGAATTTGAAAACAGTGAAGCTGACGCTACATTAGTAGAAAGAAGAGTTACAACATTACCGGAAGTTAAAGGTAGATACGAAATCGTTGATATGCCTAGGGAATATATGACCCCTCAAACCGGTATTTTTACCGTGGGCGTTATGAACTACACAAAATACCCTAAATTAGCTTACGAATACCAAAACTTCGTTTTAGGTGAAGAAGCTGAACAAATTTTAGCAAAGCATGGATTCGTACCTGTAAATACCGAAGAAGGTCAAGAAATATACAATAATTATTACAAAGACTATTTGAAATTAAATAATTAA
- a CDS encoding FecCD family ABC transporter permease, with protein MDKKYIFLMLAFLGLLFVLSIFSLTVGTSNIPFYQILQYLLTGTTGTELTDTILFKIRILRTLGAIVAGFGISTAGILMQSYFRNPLADPYLMGVSNGATLGVVLYGFTSVLLWSNLPKSSMGMILSAYVGSIIVMSVISTIAKFSRQTSTLLISGIMIGAITSGITTMLIYTGDMLGDDNSKLSHFFSWGMGSVSNLTVDYLIIMAVIVIPLIFLILILLSKKLDANILGDNYAKSVGLNVKSFKRVLISLSCMLTATIVAFTGPIAFIGMFTPIISKIICGTSKHSKIIPMSASLGAIFLLIADIIARPSVIIPHGTSTLPLLCPLSIMGAPIAIYVYTKSKQFRM; from the coding sequence ATGGATAAAAAATATATATTTTTGATGTTGGCATTCTTAGGACTATTATTTGTACTATCTATCTTTAGTTTAACCGTAGGAACTTCAAATATACCATTTTACCAAATTTTACAATATCTACTAACCGGAACCACAGGTACTGAACTTACAGACACCATACTTTTTAAAATCCGTATATTACGAACGTTAGGCGCCATTGTAGCAGGTTTTGGAATATCTACAGCAGGTATCTTAATGCAAAGCTATTTTAGAAATCCTTTGGCAGACCCTTATTTAATGGGCGTTTCAAACGGTGCTACATTGGGGGTAGTGCTTTATGGCTTTACATCGGTTTTACTATGGTCAAATTTACCTAAATCCTCTATGGGTATGATATTATCCGCTTATGTAGGTTCAATAATTGTTATGTCGGTTATATCCACCATAGCAAAATTTTCTCGTCAAACTTCCACGTTGCTGATTTCTGGAATAATGATTGGTGCAATTACTTCCGGAATAACCACCATGCTCATTTATACTGGTGATATGTTAGGTGACGATAATTCCAAGCTCAGTCACTTTTTCAGTTGGGGAATGGGGTCAGTATCTAATTTAACAGTTGATTATCTGATTATAATGGCGGTAATTGTTATCCCATTAATCTTTTTAATATTGATATTGCTTTCAAAAAAACTTGACGCAAATATTTTAGGGGATAATTACGCTAAAAGTGTCGGTTTGAATGTAAAATCTTTCAAAAGGGTGTTAATCTCATTATCCTGTATGCTTACGGCTACAATTGTCGCATTTACTGGCCCAATAGCTTTTATTGGAATGTTTACGCCCATTATATCTAAAATAATTTGTGGAACATCAAAACATTCTAAAATAATACCAATGTCTGCAAGTTTGGGTGCAATATTCCTGTTAATTGCCGATATAATTGCTAGACCAAGTGTAATTATCCCACACGGTACGAGTACACTTCCGTTACTCTGTCCGCTTTCAATTATGGGGGCGCCAATAGCTATATACGTGTATACTAAATCTAAACAGTTTAGAATGTAG
- a CDS encoding permease, giving the protein MDSITFLESALNFIINNIINNIINNIINNIINNIITININSNLESYLNMNLISLNFDNITYIILKSFEKSFNFLKDSILYILVGFIISAYLKVKLKGDLRKKIVHNLNYSSFSLLKSSLMGAILPLCSASGVPVANAMNSKGVNMGTSMAFIISAASITPIGFFMTLSIIGYKLAIYQVILSIILSICVGIVFLKDKYTPYFKEGKQKEHNFTSILLSQLKFIMPSILIGYMLSGLFATLIPTEVIVMLLSNNLITYFVISAIRLVIFLCPYALIPLINNFAIEGIPKGIILSFLISAPATGLPMILALNKCYGLKKTLKYLISIIVISAILGLLSDTFIF; this is encoded by the coding sequence ATGGATAGCATAACATTTTTAGAATCTGCACTAAATTTTATAATAAATAATATAATAAATAATATAATAAATAATATAATAAATAATATAATAAATAATATAATAACAATTAATATAAACTCCAATTTGGAATCATATTTAAATATGAACCTTATTTCATTAAATTTTGATAATATAACCTATATAATCTTAAAATCTTTTGAAAAATCATTTAATTTCCTAAAAGATTCTATTTTATATATTTTAGTCGGATTTATAATTTCTGCATACTTAAAGGTAAAATTAAAAGGAGATTTAAGGAAAAAAATTGTCCATAATTTGAATTATTCAAGTTTTTCACTTTTGAAATCTTCATTAATGGGTGCAATTTTACCACTATGCTCTGCAAGTGGCGTGCCTGTAGCCAATGCAATGAATAGCAAAGGCGTAAATATGGGTACAAGCATGGCATTTATCATATCTGCAGCATCCATAACTCCCATTGGTTTTTTTATGACTCTTTCCATAATTGGATATAAATTAGCTATCTATCAAGTGATTTTATCCATAATATTATCCATATGCGTTGGTATTGTATTTTTAAAGGATAAATATACTCCTTATTTTAAAGAAGGGAAGCAAAAAGAACACAATTTTACGTCAATATTGTTAAGTCAGTTAAAATTTATAATGCCCTCCATATTAATTGGATATATGCTATCGGGACTTTTTGCCACGTTAATTCCAACTGAAGTTATTGTTATGCTATTGTCTAACAATTTAATTACGTATTTCGTAATTTCAGCAATCCGATTGGTTATATTTTTATGTCCTTACGCACTAATACCATTAATAAATAATTTCGCAATTGAGGGGATTCCAAAAGGTATAATCTTATCTTTCTTAATATCGGCACCTGCTACAGGTTTACCCATGATTTTAGCTTTAAATAAATGTTATGGATTAAAAAAGACTCTGAAATATCTTATTTCCATAATAGTAATTAGTGCAATATTGGGACTTTTATCTGATACATTTATTTTTTAA
- a CDS encoding 4Fe-4S binding protein yields MNSKNPEDFNNNDNKDNKDNNDNKDNNDNNKERKKTMDNLRNIKNVKKKLLLKNMYTKFVKYGIFLISIPSLAIIVFRCPYIVPFVVCDMCPVVDCPSRQLRKPVFVAILGYLAVTRVDFCGRVCPYGTLNDVLYKIRKKIFKGNFKTNKEYKMIFNILKYLIFTFAVIALFMGDPRFYSPIRTGSLLNSIWITLISGNNAYYGRLYLILLGLVLSMIIARFWCRYMCPYGTGIQALKKIYRKIFSKNGLKKENKKEIKTDTTCSSGCSHCKTKK; encoded by the coding sequence ATGAATTCAAAAAACCCTGAAGATTTTAACAATAATGATAATAAAGATAATAAAGATAATAACGATAATAAAGATAATAACGATAATAATAAAGAACGTAAAAAAACCATGGACAATCTACGAAATATAAAGAATGTAAAAAAGAAATTACTATTAAAAAATATGTACACAAAATTTGTAAAATATGGAATTTTTTTAATATCTATACCTTCACTCGCCATAATAGTGTTTAGGTGCCCTTACATTGTTCCTTTTGTTGTATGCGATATGTGCCCTGTTGTAGATTGCCCATCAAGACAGTTGCGAAAACCTGTTTTCGTAGCAATTTTGGGATATCTCGCAGTCACTAGGGTAGATTTCTGTGGGAGAGTTTGTCCATATGGTACTCTAAATGACGTTTTATACAAAATACGTAAAAAAATATTTAAGGGAAACTTTAAAACCAACAAAGAGTATAAAATGATATTTAATATACTAAAATACCTAATATTTACCTTTGCAGTTATTGCACTTTTTATGGGTGACCCTAGATTCTATAGTCCTATTAGAACAGGTAGTTTATTAAATTCAATATGGATTACCTTGATTTCCGGAAACAATGCGTATTATGGTAGGCTTTACCTTATATTACTAGGTTTAGTTTTAAGCATGATAATTGCAAGATTTTGGTGTAGGTATATGTGTCCATACGGGACAGGAATTCAAGCCCTCAAAAAGATATATCGGAAGATATTTTCAAAGAATGGGCTCAAAAAAGAGAATAAAAAAGAAATCAAAACCGATACTACTTGTAGTAGCGGATGTAGTCATTGTAAAACTAAAAAGTAA
- a CDS encoding FecCD family ABC transporter permease — MDKIQNNKKMGILNSLKNMQNNKFYKLSIIIILLLSSIVFLILGLYYGGNAKTISLDDVTNFVIHQSTGDMFKDTLLKEVRFPQILGAIAIGITLAGSGLMLQILFRNLLASPYTTGISSGVLLMVSFVIFATSLSNLFKVFGTADILIAGWMGGMLSTIILISIAFKVKESNSVIIIALLASYLFSGIRSYLIHSSDNLLIDEYFGFVVGNLSKLTFDAVYPMAFATVVFIIMSLFLIKPLNALVFGENYAKSFGLSIKKIRIAILLLTSFVVGLIIPYVGLMAFVGISAPYLARPLLKTSDNTYLLPASMLIGVLLMLSCHIITLHYYLPFKWIFNVKTASVLPISAVLDVFGGIIVLYLIMQGEKKLIL; from the coding sequence ATGGATAAAATCCAAAATAATAAAAAAATGGGAATTTTAAATTCTTTAAAAAACATGCAAAATAATAAATTTTACAAATTATCGATTATTATAATTTTACTACTATCCTCAATAGTATTTTTAATATTGGGGCTGTATTATGGGGGTAATGCCAAAACTATATCCTTAGATGACGTTACAAACTTTGTAATTCACCAATCAACCGGAGATATGTTTAAAGATACTCTTCTAAAAGAAGTCCGATTTCCCCAGATATTAGGAGCTATAGCGATAGGGATAACTCTTGCAGGTAGTGGTTTAATGTTACAGATATTATTTAGAAATTTGTTAGCTTCCCCGTATACCACGGGTATATCTAGCGGAGTTTTACTAATGGTTTCTTTTGTAATATTCGCAACTTCGCTTTCAAACTTATTCAAGGTTTTTGGAACTGCAGATATATTAATAGCCGGTTGGATGGGTGGTATGTTATCTACAATTATACTTATAAGTATTGCTTTTAAAGTAAAGGAATCAAACAGTGTAATTATAATTGCATTACTCGCAAGTTACTTATTTAGTGGTATACGGTCCTATTTAATCCACAGTTCGGATAATTTATTGATAGATGAATATTTTGGCTTTGTAGTAGGCAATTTGTCAAAATTAACATTTGACGCGGTTTATCCCATGGCTTTTGCTACGGTAGTGTTTATTATTATGTCATTATTTTTAATAAAGCCTTTAAATGCCTTGGTTTTTGGTGAAAACTATGCAAAGAGTTTTGGGTTAAGCATAAAAAAAATTAGAATAGCAATATTACTATTGACTTCATTCGTAGTTGGTTTAATTATACCCTACGTAGGTTTGATGGCATTTGTTGGGATATCTGCCCCTTATCTGGCGAGACCGTTACTTAAAACGTCTGATAATACCTATTTATTACCTGCAAGTATGTTAATAGGAGTTTTATTAATGTTATCTTGCCATATCATAACTTTACATTATTATTTGCCATTCAAATGGATTTTTAATGTAAAAACAGCATCAGTTTTGCCAATAAGTGCAGTTTTGGATGTATTTGGTGGCATAATAGTTCTATATTTGATAATGCAGGGCGAAAAAAAATTAATACTTTAA